A genomic window from Gammaproteobacteria bacterium includes:
- a CDS encoding PilN domain-containing protein — MTQQVNLFQPLFRKERKLLSFRVLWQGGAAVGVLLMLMYGWGLQQTAQMSAELKKQQAQQQLFSRQLGEVSARLAVMRTDTAPQRQLAELERELVARQKVVDALTRVRDTYTQGVSAYLDSFSRQAPQGVWLTGFTVQAGGEGLVIRGSSLRPELVPTFLEQLATESTLLGTQFGLLQIQRSSADAQAVDFTVTTGTEAPEASRLLELTP, encoded by the coding sequence AGTTGCTGTCGTTCCGCGTGCTGTGGCAGGGCGGCGCGGCAGTTGGGGTGTTGCTGATGCTGATGTATGGCTGGGGCCTGCAACAGACCGCGCAGATGAGCGCCGAGCTAAAAAAACAGCAGGCCCAGCAGCAGCTGTTCAGCCGCCAGCTGGGCGAGGTGAGCGCCCGCCTGGCGGTGATGAGGACCGATACCGCCCCGCAGCGGCAGCTGGCCGAGCTGGAGCGCGAACTGGTGGCGCGTCAAAAAGTGGTCGATGCCCTGACCCGTGTGCGTGACACCTATACCCAGGGGGTTTCGGCCTATCTGGACAGTTTTTCCCGTCAGGCCCCCCAGGGTGTCTGGCTGACCGGGTTTACCGTACAGGCCGGTGGCGAGGGGCTGGTGATTCGGGGCAGCTCGCTGCGGCCCGAGCTGGTACCGACCTTTCTGGAGCAACTGGCGACCGAGAGCACCCTGCTGGGCACCCAGTTTGGCCTGTTGCAGATCCAGCGCAGCAGCGCCGATGCCCAGGCCGTGGATTTCACGGTGACCACCGGCACCGAGGCGCCGGAGGCCAGCCGTCTGCTGGAGCTGACCCCGTGA
- the gspM gene encoding type II secretion system protein GspM encodes MTVKERISAWAERYEAFSLRERGLVIVGVIVLLFMLWDSLLMTPEQQRQTQIVAQMQAMNQQTEALNLQIQEMSAALRGGEAQHIQARTTELQALLAGLAQKQEDLTVQFIQPRQMAAVLRDMLSAENGLELTQLTSLGAQPLFPPTREETENAATSAAAPALKTTARSHRPEVFKHGLRIVFEGDYFKTLAYLRALEAMPWRLYWDNVEYLVTDYPRARVAITVHTLSLHEGWIGV; translated from the coding sequence ATGACAGTAAAAGAGAGAATCAGCGCCTGGGCCGAGCGTTACGAGGCCTTCTCCCTGCGCGAGCGCGGGCTGGTGATCGTGGGGGTGATCGTGCTGCTGTTCATGCTCTGGGACAGCCTGCTGATGACCCCGGAACAGCAGCGGCAGACCCAGATCGTGGCGCAGATGCAGGCGATGAATCAGCAGACCGAGGCGCTCAATCTGCAGATTCAGGAGATGTCGGCGGCCCTGCGCGGCGGTGAGGCCCAGCATATCCAGGCGCGCACCACCGAGCTACAGGCGCTGTTGGCCGGTCTCGCACAGAAGCAGGAAGATCTGACCGTCCAGTTTATTCAGCCCCGACAGATGGCGGCGGTATTGCGCGACATGCTGTCGGCGGAGAACGGCCTGGAGCTGACCCAGTTGACCAGCCTGGGCGCGCAACCCCTGTTCCCCCCGACCCGTGAAGAGACCGAAAACGCGGCCACCAGTGCAGCGGCCCCGGCGCTAAAAACCACCGCCCGGTCGCATCGCCCGGAGGTCTTTAAACACGGCCTGCGGATCGTGTTCGAGGGCGACTATTTCAAGACCCTGGCCTATCTGCGCGCACTGGAGGCCATGCCCTGGCGCCTGTACTGGGACAACGTGGAATATCTGGTGACCGATTATCCCCGCGCACGGGTCGCCATCACGGTACACACCCTGAGCCTGCATGAGGGCTGGATCGGTGTGTAG
- the mshL gene encoding pilus (MSHA type) biogenesis protein MshL yields the protein MPINTPVKDRRPPAVPLLTPLLLTTLLLTACAGQPPRGGSVADDINQSLQHSAQQSAATAAQPLTPPPAVDAALLPPLNVELSGVRQEPVARRFDVAVNNASAKSFFMSLVEGTPYNMVAHPAIKGRISLNLKNVTIDEVMETVRNVFGYEYKRTRHGFEVLPAALRSHVFSIDYLNVRRSGLSNVQVSSGQVSSAQNGNSGSGSSSGDSGSNSGSNSASNSGSNNGNASVSGSQISTHSSSDFWVELTAALEAIIGNEGGRKVIVNPQSGIVVVRAMPAELRAISEYLHSTQTVIERQVILEAKILEVELSDGFQSGVNWSALGKGSGSDTVLAGQFGGATVFDTGYSNLQGQVNALNPANLAAVRSDVASAFGGMFAMSLNLGDFTGFLEFLETQGDVHVLSSPRVSTVNNQKAVIKVGSDEFFVTDVDTNDNTTAGSTTTNQSVDIELTPFFSGVALDVIPQISADGVVTLHIHPSVSEVNERIKQISLNASNQLTIPLALSTIRESDSIVRARSGQVVVIGGLMQNQTRDSTSSVPLLGDLPLIGGLFRHKQQVTRKSELVILLRPIVVENDKTWADEIAKTTGNFGNITQFSQDH from the coding sequence ATGCCGATTAACACCCCTGTAAAAGACCGCCGGCCGCCGGCTGTGCCCCTGTTGACGCCCCTGCTGCTGACCACCCTGCTGCTGACGGCCTGTGCCGGTCAGCCGCCCCGCGGCGGGAGTGTTGCCGATGACATCAACCAGAGCCTGCAGCACAGTGCGCAACAGTCGGCCGCCACCGCCGCCCAGCCGCTGACGCCGCCGCCGGCGGTGGATGCCGCGCTGTTGCCGCCATTGAATGTCGAGCTGAGCGGCGTGCGCCAGGAGCCGGTGGCGCGGCGCTTCGATGTGGCGGTCAATAACGCCAGTGCCAAAAGCTTTTTCATGAGCCTGGTGGAGGGCACGCCCTACAATATGGTCGCCCACCCGGCCATCAAGGGCAGGATTTCACTCAACCTGAAAAACGTCACCATCGACGAGGTGATGGAGACGGTGCGCAATGTGTTTGGTTATGAATACAAACGCACCCGGCACGGTTTCGAGGTGCTGCCCGCCGCGCTGCGCTCGCATGTGTTCAGTATCGATTACCTCAATGTGCGGCGTTCCGGCCTGTCCAATGTGCAGGTCAGCTCCGGCCAGGTGTCATCGGCCCAGAACGGCAACTCCGGTTCAGGTAGTAGCAGTGGCGACTCCGGTAGCAACTCAGGTAGTAATTCAGCTAGTAATTCAGGTAGTAACAACGGCAACGCCAGTGTCTCCGGCAGCCAGATCAGCACGCATTCATCGTCCGATTTCTGGGTCGAGCTGACCGCGGCCCTGGAGGCCATTATCGGCAACGAGGGGGGCCGCAAGGTCATCGTCAATCCGCAGTCGGGCATCGTGGTGGTGCGCGCCATGCCGGCGGAGCTGAGGGCGATATCGGAATACCTGCACAGCACGCAAACGGTGATTGAGCGCCAGGTGATCCTGGAGGCCAAGATCCTGGAGGTGGAGCTGAGCGACGGGTTCCAGTCGGGGGTGAACTGGTCGGCGCTGGGCAAGGGCAGCGGCAGCGATACGGTGCTCGCAGGGCAGTTCGGCGGCGCGACGGTGTTTGATACCGGCTATAGCAATCTACAGGGCCAGGTCAACGCCCTCAATCCCGCCAATCTGGCCGCGGTGCGTTCCGATGTCGCCTCGGCCTTCGGCGGCATGTTTGCCATGAGTCTGAATCTCGGCGACTTCACCGGGTTTCTGGAATTTCTGGAGACCCAGGGCGATGTGCATGTGCTGTCCAGCCCACGGGTGTCGACGGTGAATAATCAGAAGGCGGTGATCAAGGTAGGCTCGGATGAATTTTTCGTCACCGATGTGGACACCAATGACAACACTACGGCGGGGTCGACCACCACCAACCAGTCAGTGGATATCGAGCTGACCCCGTTCTTCTCCGGCGTGGCCCTGGATGTGATCCCGCAGATCAGCGCCGATGGCGTGGTGACCCTGCATATCCACCCCTCGGTCAGCGAGGTGAATGAACGCATCAAACAGATCAGCCTGAATGCCAGCAACCAGCTGACCATCCCGCTGGCGCTGAGCACCATCCGCGAATCCGACAGCATTGTGCGCGCCCGTAGCGGGCAGGTGGTGGTGATCGGCGGCCTGATGCAGAACCAGACCCGGGACAGCACCTCATCCGTGCCCCTGCTGGGTGACCTGCCGCTGATCGGCGGCCTGTTCCGTCACAAGCAACAGGTCACCCGCAAGAGCGAGCTGGTGATCCTGCTGCGGCCCATCGTGGTGGAAAACGATAAGACCTGGGCCGATGAGATCGCCAAGACCACCGGCAACTTCGGCAATATCACCCAGTTCAGCCAGGACCACTAG
- a CDS encoding AAA family ATPase, with product MYRQHFALREMPFAITPDTSYFYSYGVYQEALNVLLVALRSGEGFIKISGEVGTGKTLLCRKLLNTLGDGFVTAYLPNPCLTPAGLRMALADELSIHYARNMGQHRILQLINERLIELNAQGKQVVLLLDEAQALPDDSMEALRLLTNLETEKSKLLQVVLFGQPELDDRLAASRLRQLRQRITFSYDLDVIDRAGLDGYLGHRLLVAGYNGRPLFSRAAMDALHRDSRGVPRLINVLAHKALMVAYGKGVFCVDAPHVAIAAADTEAVVPIVAGGLSGRLTRVGAAVASVMGAAAAAAAMSLGV from the coding sequence ATGTATCGGCAACACTTTGCACTGCGCGAGATGCCCTTCGCCATCACCCCGGATACCAGCTATTTCTACAGCTACGGCGTCTATCAGGAGGCCCTCAACGTGCTGCTGGTGGCGCTGCGCAGCGGCGAGGGCTTTATCAAGATCAGCGGCGAGGTGGGGACGGGAAAGACCCTGCTGTGCCGCAAGCTGCTCAACACCCTCGGCGACGGTTTTGTCACCGCCTATCTGCCCAACCCCTGCCTGACCCCCGCCGGATTACGCATGGCGCTGGCCGATGAGCTGTCCATCCACTATGCCCGCAACATGGGCCAGCACCGCATTCTGCAACTCATCAACGAGCGCCTGATCGAACTCAACGCTCAGGGAAAACAGGTGGTGTTGCTGCTGGACGAGGCCCAGGCCTTGCCCGATGACAGCATGGAGGCGCTGCGCCTGCTGACCAATCTGGAAACCGAAAAGAGCAAGCTGCTGCAGGTGGTGCTGTTCGGCCAGCCCGAGCTGGATGATCGGCTGGCCGCAAGCCGGCTGCGCCAACTGCGCCAGCGCATCACCTTCTCCTACGACCTGGACGTGATCGATCGCGCCGGACTCGACGGCTATCTCGGCCACCGCCTGCTGGTGGCCGGCTATAACGGCCGACCCCTGTTCAGCCGCGCGGCGATGGATGCCCTGCACCGGGACAGCCGCGGCGTGCCCCGGCTGATCAATGTGCTGGCCCACAAGGCGCTGATGGTGGCCTACGGCAAGGGCGTGTTTTGCGTCGATGCCCCGCATGTCGCTATCGCCGCCGCCGATACCGAGGCGGTGGTGCCGATCGTTGCCGGCGGATTGTCAGGACGCCTCACCCGCGTCGGCGCCGCCGTCGCCAGCGTGATGGGCGCCGCGGCGGCCGCGGCGGCCATGAGCCTGGGGGTCTGA
- a CDS encoding tetratricopeptide repeat protein: MSLVNQMLQDLEQRRTAEAGASPLSGLSASGAGVLSGASINYLWLGASLALIFAAVFVLVYLFGREPSLAAEPAMSQKAGTRNTEAQNITTRNVMPLAVAPVAEPESVSPPVVAAQREKAAPIAAAQPPTPATQARPAMATTTATTTATASAPVLAITPHSDTTAEAGAVRVTAGPDATSSANPRLSQTQSQPQPQPEAKLEAQPEPALELQAELQPELQSELQPEPMNKTLRPLTREQQARQTFQQAVLLLGRGDESGAEQALHKTLAVEPAHLRARETLSALLLNTGRVSEAADGLREGLRLQPTATALAKLYARVLVDQGDSEAAVAVLEQAPPTQAADADYYALLAALYRAAGRHAQASQVYQQLLKGRPGVAAWWLGLALSEDAMGALPQALEAYRRAHRAGGLKPEVLAYVQSRIAALDARVAETAPPAANDSDGFGD; encoded by the coding sequence ATGAGCCTGGTGAATCAGATGCTGCAGGATCTGGAACAGCGCCGCACGGCGGAGGCCGGCGCGTCGCCCCTGAGTGGCCTGAGCGCCAGCGGTGCCGGGGTGCTGTCCGGCGCATCGATCAACTATCTATGGCTGGGCGCGAGCTTGGCGCTGATCTTCGCCGCCGTGTTTGTGCTGGTGTATCTGTTCGGGCGCGAGCCGTCGCTGGCGGCGGAACCGGCCATGAGCCAGAAGGCCGGGACCCGGAATACCGAGGCTCAAAATATAACCACCCGGAACGTCATGCCGCTGGCCGTCGCGCCCGTAGCGGAACCCGAATCAGTGTCGCCACCGGTGGTGGCCGCGCAGCGCGAGAAGGCGGCCCCCATCGCCGCTGCGCAACCGCCAACGCCGGCGACCCAGGCCCGGCCCGCGATGGCCACAACTACAGCCACAACTACAGCCACGGCGAGTGCCCCGGTGCTGGCCATAACCCCCCATAGCGATACGACAGCGGAGGCCGGCGCGGTACGGGTCACGGCCGGACCGGACGCCACGTCATCCGCCAATCCGCGCTTGTCGCAAACACAGTCGCAACCGCAACCGCAACCGGAAGCAAAGCTGGAAGCCCAGCCGGAACCAGCGTTGGAATTACAGGCTGAGCTTCAGCCGGAACTACAGTCGGAACTACAGCCGGAACCGATGAACAAGACCCTGCGCCCGCTGACCCGCGAGCAGCAGGCCCGGCAAACCTTCCAGCAGGCGGTGCTGCTGCTGGGCCGGGGGGATGAGTCGGGCGCGGAACAGGCCCTGCACAAGACCCTCGCCGTGGAGCCCGCCCATCTGCGCGCCAGAGAGACACTGTCCGCCCTGTTATTGAATACCGGGCGGGTGAGCGAGGCGGCAGACGGCCTGCGCGAGGGCCTGCGCCTGCAACCCACGGCCACGGCCCTGGCCAAGCTCTACGCCCGCGTGCTGGTGGATCAGGGCGACAGCGAGGCGGCGGTGGCCGTGCTGGAACAGGCGCCCCCCACGCAGGCCGCCGATGCGGACTATTACGCCCTGCTGGCCGCCCTGTACCGCGCGGCCGGCCGGCACGCACAGGCCTCGCAGGTCTATCAACAACTCTTGAAGGGGCGCCCGGGTGTGGCGGCCTGGTGGCTGGGGCTGGCCCTGTCGGAGGATGCCATGGGTGCGCTGCCCCAGGCGCTGGAGGCCTATCGGCGCGCGCATCGCGCGGGTGGCCTGAAGCCCGAGGTGCTGGCCTATGTGCAGTCGCGCATTGCGGCGCTGGACGCCCGCGTGGCGGAGACCGCGCCGCCTGCGGCCAATGACAGTGATGGATTCGGGGACTGA
- a CDS encoding ATPase, T2SS/T4P/T4SS family, translating to MSERPQRIRLGDLLVEHKLISEVQLSAALDEQKKSGHKLGRVLIENGYVKEDEVLGLLSRQLNVPFVDLSTFQFRQEVVNKLPETAARRFRAIALEDTPDGLLVGMADPTNIFAYDDLVRVVKGPIKMAVVKEGDLVAAIDRVYQHGSEIQSLATEIGEDMAENVFDLGALNQAVSKSDAPVVRLIETVFEDAVAAKASDIHIEPDESVLRIRRRIDGVLHEQVMDEKAIVPALVSRLKLMASLDISERRLPQDGRFNIKLKNKSIDVRFSTLPTQYGEAVVMRLLDHSDGVQGLDRIGLSDVIRARLQKAIHRPHGLLLVTGPTGSGKTTTLYAALNELNTPEKKIITVEDPVEYRLPRINQVQVNQKVGLDFARVLRTTLRQDPDIILVGEIRDQETAEIALRASITGHLVMSTLHTNDAISTALRLVDMGVQGFLVASAVHAIVAQRLVRRVCEKCVAPQALDAGQLSWLKNTVGEERAATMQFSHGAGCPACGHSGYKGRAAVHEMLDITAELADALRNEDYVTFKQRALAQPQFIPLVEGALALTQQGVTSIDEVIRISGWID from the coding sequence ATGTCGGAACGGCCACAACGTATTCGCCTGGGTGATCTGCTGGTTGAACACAAACTGATTTCGGAAGTGCAGCTCTCTGCGGCACTGGATGAGCAGAAAAAGTCCGGCCACAAACTGGGGCGTGTGCTGATCGAGAACGGCTATGTCAAGGAAGACGAGGTGTTGGGTCTTCTGTCACGACAGCTGAATGTGCCCTTTGTGGATCTCAGTACCTTTCAGTTCAGACAGGAAGTCGTCAACAAATTGCCTGAAACAGCGGCGCGTCGCTTCCGCGCGATTGCCCTGGAAGACACGCCCGATGGCCTGCTGGTGGGCATGGCCGATCCGACCAATATTTTTGCCTACGACGATTTGGTTCGCGTGGTGAAAGGTCCAATCAAGATGGCCGTGGTCAAAGAGGGCGACCTGGTGGCTGCCATTGATCGTGTTTATCAGCACGGCTCGGAAATTCAAAGTCTCGCCACGGAAATCGGCGAGGACATGGCCGAGAATGTGTTCGATCTGGGCGCCCTCAATCAGGCGGTCAGCAAGTCGGATGCGCCAGTGGTGCGGCTGATCGAGACGGTGTTTGAAGACGCCGTGGCGGCCAAGGCCTCCGATATCCATATCGAGCCGGACGAATCAGTGTTGCGGATTCGCCGCCGTATCGACGGGGTGCTGCATGAACAGGTGATGGATGAAAAGGCCATCGTGCCCGCGCTGGTCTCGCGCCTGAAACTGATGGCCAGTCTGGATATCTCCGAACGCCGCCTGCCGCAGGACGGGCGTTTTAATATCAAGCTCAAGAACAAATCCATCGATGTGCGTTTTTCCACCCTGCCGACCCAGTATGGCGAGGCAGTGGTGATGCGTCTGCTGGATCACTCCGACGGCGTGCAGGGGCTGGATCGTATCGGCCTGTCGGATGTGATCCGGGCGCGCCTGCAAAAGGCGATCCATCGCCCGCACGGCCTGCTGCTGGTCACCGGCCCAACTGGAAGTGGCAAGACCACCACCCTGTATGCGGCGCTCAATGAATTGAATACGCCGGAAAAGAAGATCATCACCGTGGAGGATCCGGTGGAGTATCGCCTGCCGCGCATCAACCAGGTGCAGGTCAATCAAAAGGTGGGGCTGGATTTTGCGCGGGTGCTGCGCACCACCCTGCGCCAGGACCCGGACATTATCCTGGTGGGCGAGATCCGCGATCAGGAAACGGCGGAGATCGCCCTGCGCGCCTCCATCACCGGCCATCTGGTGATGTCCACCCTGCACACCAACGATGCGATCAGTACCGCCCTGCGCCTGGTGGACATGGGCGTGCAGGGATTTCTGGTGGCCTCCGCGGTGCACGCCATTGTGGCGCAGCGACTGGTGCGACGGGTGTGCGAGAAATGTGTCGCCCCCCAGGCGCTGGATGCCGGCCAGCTGAGCTGGCTGAAGAACACGGTGGGTGAGGAGCGTGCGGCCACTATGCAGTTTTCGCACGGCGCGGGTTGTCCCGCCTGCGGCCACAGCGGTTATAAGGGGCGCGCCGCCGTGCATGAAATGCTGGACATCACCGCCGAGCTTGCCGACGCCCTGCGCAACGAGGACTACGTTACCTTCAAGCAGCGCGCCCTGGCGCAGCCACAGTTTATCCCGCTGGTGGAAGGCGCCCTGGCGCTGACCCAGCAGGGCGTGACCTCGATCGATGAGGTGATTCGCATCAGTGGCTGGATAGACTAG
- a CDS encoding type II secretion system F family protein, with protein MPLYQYKARGRRGDAIEGSIEAVSSDAVATQLLEGGITPIEIAVAKTGAASEINFGKLFAVKVTDTDVIQFSRQMYSLTKAGVPMLSALHGLSQSTKNVTLAEAVRNVTTSLEAGRDLATSFSEHPEIFSLFYVSMIRIGETTGQLDAIFLQLARYMERDKRTRSQIKSALRYPSFVLIAITIAIAIINLFVIPTFAGVFAKFGSELPFATRILLETSNFTVAHWPELLGVTIVGFFGVSRYINTDEGRYRWDRLKLRLPLAGEIIYRATLARFSRLFAMSTGAGVPLITALTVVARALDNKYVEERILGMQTGIERGESITRTAAATGLFDALVMQMMAVGEETGSIDTLLAEVAEFYEAEVENDIDKLSARIEPILTVFIAGIVLVLALGVFLPMWNLAEVAIK; from the coding sequence ATGCCACTCTATCAATACAAGGCCAGGGGGCGGCGCGGCGATGCGATTGAGGGCAGCATCGAGGCGGTGAGTTCCGATGCGGTGGCCACCCAGTTGCTGGAGGGCGGCATCACGCCGATCGAGATCGCGGTGGCGAAGACCGGCGCCGCCAGCGAAATCAATTTCGGCAAGCTGTTCGCGGTGAAGGTCACGGACACCGACGTGATCCAGTTCTCCCGCCAGATGTACAGCCTCACCAAGGCCGGGGTGCCGATGCTCAGTGCCCTGCATGGTCTCTCGCAGTCCACCAAGAATGTCACCCTGGCCGAGGCGGTGCGTAATGTGACCACCAGTCTGGAGGCTGGCCGGGATCTGGCCACCTCGTTCAGCGAACACCCGGAAATCTTTTCCCTGTTTTATGTTTCCATGATCCGCATCGGTGAGACCACCGGTCAGCTGGACGCGATATTTCTGCAACTCGCCCGCTACATGGAACGCGACAAACGCACCCGCAGCCAGATCAAGTCGGCCTTGCGTTATCCCAGCTTTGTGTTGATCGCCATTACCATCGCCATCGCCATCATCAATCTGTTTGTGATCCCCACCTTTGCCGGCGTGTTTGCCAAGTTCGGCTCGGAACTGCCCTTCGCCACGCGCATCCTGCTGGAGACCTCCAACTTTACCGTGGCCCACTGGCCGGAGCTGCTGGGCGTCACCATCGTGGGATTTTTTGGCGTGAGCCGTTACATCAACACCGATGAGGGCCGCTATCGCTGGGACCGGCTCAAACTCAGGCTGCCGCTGGCCGGCGAGATCATCTATCGCGCCACACTGGCCCGCTTCTCACGCCTGTTCGCCATGTCCACCGGGGCCGGCGTGCCCCTGATCACCGCCCTCACCGTAGTGGCCAGGGCGCTGGACAATAAATATGTGGAAGAGCGCATCCTGGGCATGCAGACCGGCATCGAGCGCGGTGAATCCATCACCCGCACGGCGGCGGCCACCGGGCTGTTTGATGCCCTGGTGATGCAGATGATGGCGGTGGGCGAGGAGACCGGCTCCATCGATACGCTGCTGGCCGAGGTCGCGGAATTTTATGAGGCCGAGGTGGAAAATGATATCGACAAGCTCAGCGCCCGCATCGAACCCATTCTGACCGTGTTCATCGCCGGCATCGTGCTGGTGCTGGCCCTGGGTGTGTTCCTGCCGATGTGGAACCTGGCCGAGGTGGCGATTAAGTGA
- a CDS encoding type II secretion system protein: protein MKRQSGFTLIELVMVIVILGILAATALPKFADLSTEAEVAAANGVFGAANSAAAINYSAGLVGATQPAGGLITNGTSLGAALDGIPEGWMADASGLCMDTNASGSCNAGDTYMITVTTAEVANTNKAALSKNW, encoded by the coding sequence ATGAAAAGACAAAGTGGTTTTACCCTGATTGAACTGGTGATGGTGATCGTGATCCTCGGCATCCTCGCGGCGACGGCATTGCCGAAGTTTGCGGATCTTTCAACAGAAGCAGAGGTTGCGGCGGCGAACGGTGTATTTGGTGCTGCCAATTCTGCCGCGGCAATCAATTATTCGGCCGGTTTGGTGGGCGCGACTCAGCCCGCAGGTGGGTTGATTACCAATGGTACGTCGCTCGGAGCTGCCCTGGACGGGATTCCCGAGGGCTGGATGGCAGACGCATCTGGTTTGTGCATGGATACGAATGCAAGTGGTAGTTGTAATGCTGGTGATACATACATGATTACCGTGACTACCGCAGAGGTTGCCAATACGAATAAGGCTGCATTGTCGAAAAACTGGTAA